A stretch of the Mycobacterium sp. ITM-2016-00317 genome encodes the following:
- a CDS encoding carboxymuconolactone decarboxylase family protein, with protein sequence MTGPRIQPLAPGQYPPEMRAALAALRPPNPRHPSLPTDDRPKALNVLGTLAHHPALAQAYFTFNGHLLLATTLSERQRELLVMRVAAVRKCGYEWAQHLFVARDAGLTDEEIGRIAYGPDAPFWTPLEAAMLRATDELIHEGAIGEPTWATLAGELDIQQLLDLIFTVCGYDTLARLFSSLELPLDGDIADLMRRYGELF encoded by the coding sequence ATGACCGGCCCCCGCATCCAGCCTCTCGCCCCTGGGCAGTATCCGCCGGAGATGCGGGCGGCACTCGCTGCGCTACGACCGCCGAACCCCCGGCACCCTTCGCTGCCCACCGACGATCGCCCTAAAGCGCTCAACGTCTTGGGGACGCTGGCTCATCATCCTGCGCTGGCGCAGGCCTACTTCACCTTCAACGGGCATCTGTTGCTGGCCACCACACTGTCCGAACGCCAGCGCGAGCTACTCGTCATGCGCGTCGCGGCGGTGCGCAAGTGCGGCTATGAATGGGCCCAACACCTGTTTGTCGCTCGCGACGCCGGATTGACCGACGAAGAGATCGGGCGGATCGCCTACGGACCGGACGCACCGTTCTGGACGCCGTTGGAGGCCGCCATGCTGCGGGCCACCGACGAACTGATCCATGAGGGCGCCATCGGAGAACCGACCTGGGCCACGCTGGCCGGTGAACTCGACATCCAGCAGTTGCTCGACCTGATCTTCACCGTGTGTGGTTACGACACGTTGGCGCGCCTGTTCAGTTCGTTGGAACTCCCACTCGACGGCGACATCGCCGACCTGATGCGCAGATACGGTGAGCTGTTCTAG
- a CDS encoding TauD/TfdA family dioxygenase, which translates to MASTTVSPISDGIGVQVCGFTSDAFGTAQAAEQCRNLLARHGVVVYRDAHISDADLVAFSRGLGEVVMAKAGAHPDHPEISPVTLDPAKSVLAGLRRSTVFWHTDGLTDEIPQKATLLTAREVADDGGDTEFANTYAAFAALPEDKKAELRQLRVIHSVAASQLLLNPDPSDEERASWNRIPVREHPLVWRHRDGRDSLLIGATAAEIVGMPVAQGRQFLDELLDWATRPEFVLRHRWSVGDLVVWDNTGMLHRAIPYEPTSRRLMHRTTLVGEEAVS; encoded by the coding sequence ATGGCCTCGACGACGGTCTCGCCGATCTCGGACGGGATCGGGGTGCAGGTCTGTGGTTTCACCAGCGATGCTTTCGGCACCGCACAGGCAGCCGAGCAATGCCGAAACCTGCTCGCCCGACACGGGGTGGTGGTCTACCGTGACGCGCACATCTCCGATGCCGATCTGGTGGCCTTCAGCCGGGGGCTCGGCGAGGTCGTCATGGCCAAAGCCGGAGCCCACCCGGATCACCCGGAAATCTCGCCGGTCACCCTCGATCCGGCCAAGAGCGTTCTCGCCGGTTTGCGGCGCAGCACCGTCTTCTGGCACACCGACGGATTGACAGACGAGATCCCGCAGAAGGCCACGCTGCTGACGGCGCGTGAGGTCGCCGACGACGGCGGAGACACCGAGTTCGCCAACACCTACGCCGCTTTCGCGGCACTGCCCGAAGACAAGAAGGCCGAACTGCGACAGCTGCGGGTGATCCACAGCGTCGCGGCCTCACAGCTGCTGCTCAACCCCGATCCGAGCGACGAGGAACGGGCCAGCTGGAACCGCATCCCGGTGCGTGAGCATCCACTGGTCTGGCGGCACCGAGACGGCAGGGACTCGCTGCTCATCGGCGCGACGGCCGCCGAGATCGTGGGGATGCCTGTCGCGCAGGGGCGGCAGTTCCTCGACGAACTCCTGGACTGGGCCACCCGACCCGAGTTCGTGTTGCGCCACCGATGGTCAGTGGGGGATCTGGTGGTCTGGGACAACACCGGGATGCTGCACCGCGCGATACCGTACGAGCCGACCTCACGACGGCTTATGCACCGCACCACCTTGGTTGGCGAGGAGGCCGTCTCATGA
- a CDS encoding VOC family protein, whose product MSTFDSPIPRFHLAMPVDDLDTARHFYGEVLGLPQGRSADTWVDWNLRGHQFVTHLAPDRTAAVHNPVDGHDVPVPHFGLIVTIPEFQTLAERLHAAGVTFVIEPYVRFAGEPGEQWTMFLLDPAGNALEFKAFADDAQVFAT is encoded by the coding sequence ATGAGCACGTTCGACTCCCCGATACCGCGGTTTCATCTCGCAATGCCGGTTGACGACCTGGACACAGCCCGACACTTCTACGGGGAGGTCCTCGGTCTACCCCAGGGTCGCAGCGCGGATACCTGGGTGGACTGGAACCTGCGTGGGCACCAGTTCGTCACACACCTGGCACCGGACCGGACCGCAGCCGTGCACAACCCGGTGGACGGCCACGACGTCCCGGTGCCGCATTTCGGGTTGATCGTGACCATCCCGGAGTTCCAGACGCTCGCCGAGCGACTCCACGCCGCAGGCGTCACCTTCGTCATCGAGCCGTATGTGCGGTTTGCCGGCGAACCCGGCGAACAGTGGACGATGTTCTTACTCGATCCCGCCGGGAACGCTCTGGAGTTCAAAGCGTTCGCCGACGACGCGCAGGTGTTCGCCACCTAG
- a CDS encoding dihydrodipicolinate reductase: protein MRRVVQFSTGNVGRHSLRAIIGRPDLDLVGVHASGADKIGRDAAELCGLTEPTGIVATGDLDELIALAPDCVVYTALGETRPIEAIEQMSKLLAAGINVVGTSMVWLVTPHQADDWLRGPLEEACKAGAASLYVNGIDPGYSADTAVHAALSLATRAESVTVKEIFDYGNYDDYEYTGTAMGFGTTPDDDLPMAFRPGVITSMFGGLVSNLARHLDVELEDVRQRYEPWYTDKRIECTMTTVEPGQLAGVRFAVEGMRGGIPVITVEHTTRLTPAAAPDWEYPPDGQVGVHKVIVAGEPRVEVSTHLSHPVLDVTDAGCVSTAARAVNAIDWVCAAPPGLVAVEDIPPTAMIRGVMW, encoded by the coding sequence ATGCGAAGAGTCGTGCAGTTCTCCACCGGCAATGTGGGCAGGCATTCGTTGCGCGCCATCATCGGGCGCCCGGACCTTGACCTCGTCGGCGTCCATGCCTCCGGTGCCGACAAGATCGGCCGCGATGCCGCGGAGTTGTGCGGGCTCACCGAACCGACGGGGATCGTCGCCACCGGCGATCTCGACGAACTGATTGCGCTGGCACCTGATTGCGTGGTGTACACGGCGCTGGGCGAGACCCGGCCGATCGAGGCGATCGAACAGATGTCGAAACTGCTCGCCGCCGGGATCAACGTCGTCGGCACGTCGATGGTGTGGTTGGTGACGCCGCATCAGGCAGACGACTGGCTGCGCGGCCCATTGGAGGAAGCGTGCAAGGCCGGCGCCGCGTCGCTGTACGTCAACGGAATCGACCCGGGCTACTCGGCCGACACCGCGGTCCATGCGGCGTTGAGCCTGGCCACCCGCGCGGAGTCGGTGACCGTCAAGGAGATCTTTGACTACGGCAACTATGATGACTACGAATACACCGGAACGGCAATGGGTTTCGGGACGACGCCGGACGATGACCTGCCGATGGCGTTTCGACCCGGAGTGATCACGTCGATGTTCGGGGGCTTGGTGTCCAATCTCGCCCGCCACCTGGATGTGGAACTCGAGGACGTCCGTCAGCGCTATGAACCGTGGTACACCGACAAGCGCATCGAGTGCACGATGACGACCGTCGAGCCTGGGCAGCTCGCCGGCGTCCGGTTCGCCGTAGAAGGCATGCGTGGCGGGATCCCTGTCATCACCGTCGAACACACCACCCGGTTGACCCCGGCGGCCGCCCCGGACTGGGAATATCCGCCAGACGGCCAGGTCGGCGTACACAAGGTCATCGTTGCCGGGGAGCCACGCGTCGAGGTCAGTACGCACCTGTCCCATCCGGTGCTCGACGTGACCGACGCCGGATGTGTCTCAACGGCGGCCAGGGCCGTCAACGCGATCGACTGGGTGTGCGCCGCACCTCCGGGGCTGGTTGCGGTGGAGGACATTCCGCCGACGGCGATGATCCGCGGGGTGATGTGGTGA